The proteins below come from a single Kosakonia sp. SMBL-WEM22 genomic window:
- a CDS encoding MerR family transcriptional regulator — protein sequence MLIQVGELARRAGISVRTLHHYEHIGLLLPSARSAAGYRLYNLADVKRLQMIQALAKSGMELAAIGDYLARETRPLAELLNDQITRLDRQVRDIVTLRDRLVDLRDGLARGAEPDLESWLQTLELMKMYDRWFTPQELDELPFAARDEARDRVWAALVGEAQTLMANHVTADDARAMDLATRWMTRLEQDTANKPEFLTRLNEMHSAEPQMREQTGITPAMTEYITRSFAESKLAIWQRYLTPEEMAFTRAHYFDRMMEWPALVAKLHDASRRALDPQSDEAQSLAANWLELFQSYAGRDPQTQQKFRTAMAQEPHLMKGTWMTPAVLQWLQRAIEVMMRARFGAPGSQIG from the coding sequence ATGTTAATTCAGGTAGGTGAGCTGGCGCGGCGCGCGGGCATTAGCGTTCGTACCCTTCATCATTATGAGCACATTGGCTTGCTGCTGCCTTCTGCCCGAAGCGCCGCCGGTTACCGGCTCTATAACCTTGCTGATGTGAAGCGCCTGCAGATGATTCAGGCGCTGGCAAAATCGGGGATGGAACTGGCGGCAATTGGTGACTACCTGGCGCGGGAAACGCGTCCGCTGGCTGAATTATTAAATGACCAGATTACCCGGCTCGACAGGCAGGTGCGCGATATCGTAACCCTGCGCGATCGCCTTGTCGATTTACGGGATGGTCTTGCCCGCGGCGCGGAGCCCGACCTGGAGTCCTGGCTACAGACACTGGAGTTAATGAAAATGTACGATCGTTGGTTTACGCCGCAAGAGTTAGATGAGTTACCGTTTGCCGCGCGGGATGAGGCGCGTGACCGCGTCTGGGCGGCGCTGGTTGGCGAAGCACAAACCCTGATGGCCAATCACGTGACCGCGGATGATGCCCGGGCGATGGATCTGGCAACCCGCTGGATGACGCGCCTCGAGCAGGATACGGCCAACAAGCCGGAGTTTTTAACGCGCCTTAATGAGATGCACAGCGCCGAACCGCAGATGCGTGAGCAGACCGGCATTACGCCTGCGATGACCGAGTACATCACCCGCAGTTTCGCCGAGAGCAAGTTGGCTATCTGGCAGCGCTACTTAACGCCCGAGGAGATGGCCTTCACCCGCGCGCACTACTTTGACCGCATGATGGAGTGGCCCGCGCTGGTGGCAAAGCTGCACGATGCCAGTCGCCGCGCGCTTGATCCGCAAAGTGATGAGGCGCAATCGCTGGCGGCAAACTGGCTGGAGCTGTTTCAGTCTTATGCCGGGCGCGATCCGCAGACGCAGCAGAAGTTTCGCACGGCGATGGCGCAGGAGCCGCATCTGATGAAGGGAACATGGATGACGCCCGC
- the ychH gene encoding stress-induced protein YchH, with translation MKRRNASLLGNALMGLGLIVMVVGVGYSVLNQLPQINLPQFFAHGAVLSIFLGAVLWLAGARVSGHEEVCDKYWWVRHYDKRCRRDRQNHG, from the coding sequence ATGAAACGTAGAAACGCGTCGTTACTCGGCAATGCGCTCATGGGGTTGGGGTTAATTGTGATGGTTGTCGGCGTCGGTTATTCGGTTCTCAACCAGCTTCCGCAGATTAACCTGCCACAGTTTTTCGCCCATGGCGCGGTGCTCAGCATCTTCCTTGGCGCGGTGCTCTGGCTGGCAGGCGCGCGCGTCAGCGGCCATGAAGAGGTGTGCGACAAATACTGGTGGGTGCGCCACTATGACAAACGCTGCCGTCGCGACCGGCAAAACCACGGCTAA
- the pth gene encoding aminoacyl-tRNA hydrolase → MTIKLIVGLANPGAEYAATRHNAGAWYVDLLAERARAPLREEPKFFGFTSRIQLAGEDVRLLVPTTFMNLSGKAVAAMATFYRINPDEILVAHDELDLPPGVAKFKLGGGHGGHNGLKDIISKLGNNPNFHRLRIGIGHPGDKNKVVGFVLGKPPVSEQTLIDDAVDEAARCTEVWLKEGLTKATNRLHAFKAQ, encoded by the coding sequence GTGACGATTAAACTGATTGTCGGGCTGGCAAACCCCGGCGCGGAGTATGCCGCGACACGCCACAACGCTGGCGCATGGTATGTAGATTTACTGGCGGAGCGCGCCCGTGCGCCATTGCGCGAAGAGCCAAAGTTCTTTGGTTTTACCTCGCGCATTCAGCTGGCGGGCGAAGATGTGCGCCTGCTGGTGCCCACGACATTTATGAACCTGAGCGGTAAAGCCGTGGCGGCGATGGCGACTTTTTACCGTATCAACCCCGATGAGATCCTCGTGGCGCACGATGAACTCGACCTGCCACCAGGGGTGGCAAAGTTTAAGCTCGGCGGCGGCCACGGCGGCCATAACGGCCTGAAAGATATCATCAGCAAACTGGGTAATAACCCCAATTTTCACCGCTTACGCATCGGAATCGGCCATCCGGGCGATAAAAATAAAGTTGTCGGTTTTGTGTTGGGTAAACCGCCGGTCTCAGAACAGACGCTGATCGATGATGCGGTAGACGAAGCGGCGCGTTGTACCGAAGTGTGGCTGAAAGAGGGGCTGACCAAAGCGACTAATCGCCTGCACGCTTTTAAGGCGCAGTAA
- the ychF gene encoding redox-regulated ATPase YchF, with amino-acid sequence MGFKCGIVGLPNVGKSTLFNALTKAGIEAANFPFCTIEPNTGVVPMPDPRLDKLAEIVKPQRVLPTTMEFVDIAGLVKGASKGEGLGNQFLTNIRETEAIGHVVRCFENDNIIHVNNKVDPADDIDVINTELALADLDTCERAIHRVQKRAKGGDKDAKAELSALEKCLPQLENAGMLRSLDLSAEEKAAIRYLSFLTLKPTMYIANVNEDGFENNPYLDTVREIAAKEGSVVVAVCASVESDIAELDDADREEFMAELGLEEPGLNRVIRAGYELLNLQTYFTAGVKEVRAWTIPVGATAPQAAGKIHTDFEKGFIRAQTIAYEDFITYKGEQGAKEAGKMRSEGKEYIVKDGDVMNFLFNV; translated from the coding sequence ATGGGATTCAAATGCGGTATCGTTGGTCTGCCTAACGTAGGTAAATCCACCCTGTTCAACGCGCTCACTAAAGCGGGTATCGAAGCGGCGAACTTCCCCTTCTGTACCATTGAGCCGAACACCGGTGTCGTACCGATGCCCGATCCGCGTCTCGATAAGCTGGCGGAAATTGTTAAACCGCAGCGCGTCCTGCCGACCACCATGGAGTTCGTTGATATCGCCGGTCTGGTAAAAGGCGCGTCCAAAGGCGAAGGCCTCGGCAACCAGTTCCTGACTAACATCCGTGAAACCGAAGCGATCGGTCACGTGGTGCGCTGCTTCGAGAATGACAACATCATTCACGTTAACAACAAGGTCGATCCGGCTGACGATATTGACGTTATCAACACCGAGCTGGCGCTGGCGGATCTGGATACCTGCGAACGTGCAATCCACCGCGTGCAGAAGAGAGCCAAAGGCGGCGATAAAGATGCGAAAGCTGAACTCTCCGCGCTGGAAAAATGCCTGCCGCAGCTGGAAAACGCCGGTATGCTGCGCTCACTGGATCTCTCTGCTGAAGAGAAAGCGGCTATCCGCTACCTGAGTTTCCTGACGCTAAAACCGACCATGTACATTGCTAACGTCAATGAAGATGGCTTCGAGAACAACCCGTATCTCGACACCGTGCGCGAAATCGCCGCCAAAGAGGGTTCCGTGGTGGTTGCCGTTTGCGCTTCCGTTGAGTCTGACATTGCCGAACTGGACGATGCCGACCGTGAAGAGTTTATGGCCGAGCTGGGTCTGGAAGAGCCGGGCCTGAACCGCGTGATCCGCGCCGGTTATGAGCTGCTGAACCTGCAAACCTACTTCACCGCTGGCGTGAAAGAGGTACGCGCATGGACGATTCCTGTCGGCGCAACCGCTCCGCAGGCAGCCGGTAAAATCCACACCGATTTCGAGAAAGGCTTTATCCGCGCGCAGACCATCGCCTACGAAGATTTCATCACCTATAAAGGTGAGCAAGGCGCGAAAGAAGCCGGCAAAATGCGTTCCGAAGGCAAAGAGTACATCGTTAAAGATGGCGACGTGATGAACTTCCTGTTCAACGTCTAA
- a CDS encoding DUF2268 domain-containing putative Zn-dependent protease (predicted Zn-dependent protease with a strongly conserved HExxH motif), whose translation MTKITIHILNAQKKLTAHAEWLQTTLASTYAKAKRLMPLPPLDVVVKAGTSVIPEKGHAGFCPEAGVVYITVDPENNAFCKNYAHSIERMFAHELHHAARWEGPGYGLTLGEALVSEGLAGHFALELFGGEPELWERLRSDIVKPYTSQLHDSWQRTDYDHNAWFFGTGDLPRWLGYTAGFNLISRYLAVSPHLKASMLANINAEEFKHFI comes from the coding sequence ATGACTAAAATAACCATTCATATTCTTAATGCTCAGAAAAAACTTACCGCTCACGCTGAATGGCTTCAGACCACCCTCGCCAGCACCTACGCAAAAGCCAAAAGGCTGATGCCGCTTCCTCCACTGGATGTGGTGGTGAAAGCCGGGACGTCTGTTATCCCTGAAAAAGGGCATGCCGGTTTTTGTCCTGAAGCTGGCGTTGTCTACATAACTGTCGATCCTGAAAATAATGCATTCTGCAAAAACTATGCGCACTCTATTGAACGTATGTTTGCTCATGAACTGCACCATGCTGCGAGGTGGGAAGGACCTGGGTATGGCTTAACGTTAGGGGAGGCTTTAGTCTCTGAGGGGCTGGCCGGGCATTTTGCTCTTGAGCTTTTTGGAGGTGAACCTGAACTCTGGGAAAGGCTCCGCTCAGATATAGTCAAGCCTTACACTTCACAACTGCACGACAGCTGGCAACGCACTGACTATGACCACAATGCCTGGTTTTTCGGAACCGGAGATTTGCCAAGGTGGCTGGGATATACCGCCGGGTTCAACCTGATATCCAGATATCTTGCAGTATCCCCACATTTGAAAGCCTCAATGCTGGCGAACATAAATGCTGAGGAATTTAAGCATTTTATATAG